One segment of Macrotis lagotis isolate mMagLag1 chromosome 1, bilby.v1.9.chrom.fasta, whole genome shotgun sequence DNA contains the following:
- the NAT8 gene encoding N-acetyltransferase 8 isoform X2: protein MAPYHIRKYQDQDREAVIDMFSKGILRHIPSGFFYQLKQPRSFLFLLGGPGALFLASGSLLLSLLALPGLLAILWLLVRYPFNNYLDHALRTDMRDIKKSYLSDRGSCFWVAESEGKVVGTVCGCPVQPAPGGQKRLELLHLSVRQDYRGLGIAQSLTQTLLQFAKDQGYGIVILNVLIFNRPAQRVYEKMGFWKTHKAYESLKWRMAAIPFFYYEYTVPL, encoded by the coding sequence ATGGCTCCCTATCATATCCGGAAATATCAGGACCAAGACAGGGAGGCTGTCATAGACATGTTTAGTAAGGGAATACTGCGCCACATTCCTTCTGGCTTCTTCTATCAGCTGAAGCAACCCAGAAGCTTCCTGTTCCTGCTGGGGGGTCCAGGGGCACTATTTCTTGCCTCTGGCTCCTTGCTCCTGTCTCTCCTGGCTCTCCCAGGCCTCCTGGCCATCCTGTGGCTCCTTGTTAGATATCCTTTCAACAATTACCTGGATCACGCTTTGCGTACTGATATGAGAGACATCAAGAAATCCTATCTTAGTGACAGAGGATCTTGTTTCTGGGTGGCAGAGTCAGAGGGTAAAGTGGTGGGTACAGTGTGTGGCTGCCCGGTTCAACCGGCTCCTGGAGGGCAGAAACGCCTGGAGCTGCTACATTTGTCTGTGAGACAGGACTATCGGGGTCTGGGGATCGCTCAATCTCTGACCCAGACTTTGCTCCAATTTGCAAAGGACCAGGGATATGGTATTGTGATTCTGAATGTCCTGATCTTTAATCGCCCAGCTCAAAGAGTGTATGAGAAGATGGGGTTCTGGAAAACACATAAAGCCTATGAATCCCTAAAATGGAGGATGGCAGCGATTCCTTTTTTCTACTATGAATATACAGTCCCTCTATAA